A genomic window from Aestuariirhabdus litorea includes:
- a CDS encoding flagellar basal body-associated FliL family protein: MAKDDQEETQDVAEEQAAGSKKKLILFLVLSIVLLAGVGGGTTYFLLVDSDDSEQLEGGEESSAGSTLAEAHYLELTEPFIVDFNVEGKQRFLQLYITVMARDTEVLDVLETHMPLVRNNLNLLIGRQEFEGLSTSEGKQKLKDEALTSVQELVKAETGDDAVEAILFTNFVIQ; encoded by the coding sequence ATGGCGAAAGACGATCAGGAAGAAACACAGGATGTAGCCGAAGAGCAGGCGGCTGGCAGTAAAAAGAAGCTTATTCTCTTTTTGGTGCTATCGATCGTGCTGTTAGCTGGTGTCGGTGGAGGTACAACCTATTTTCTGCTGGTGGATAGCGATGACAGCGAGCAGCTGGAAGGGGGGGAAGAGAGTTCGGCTGGGTCAACCCTGGCGGAAGCCCACTACCTTGAGCTGACGGAGCCGTTTATTGTCGATTTTAATGTCGAGGGCAAGCAGCGATTCTTACAGCTTTATATTACTGTGATGGCACGGGATACAGAGGTACTTGATGTGCTGGAAACCCATATGCCGCTCGTACGTAACAACCTTAATTTGCTGATTGGGCGCCAGGAGTTTGAAGGGCTGTCCACCAGTGAGGGAAAACAGAAGCTCAAGGACGAGGCGCTCACCTCGGTGCAGGAGCTAGTAAAAGCTGAAACTGGCGATGATGCCGTCGAGGCGATACTGTTCACCAATTTTGTCATCCAGTAG
- a CDS encoding flagellar hook-length control protein FliK: MFQQYFPEGVEGLTDSQFAELLEQLPPFVQQALYALQGGNALPLPLPGLPDEEAATSDEEPERVVDLANPDAYAGPAASVSSVSASLELETDNDAPAWLQVLRPLQGRQEVAAGAVADPRGALSMAALDSSQESSPPPSGELSALLQRTLKGDKLALDADFKPTEGLSTAAPVETNVVPIANGYAVQTREVQPGGQQQLVTEITQTVGTARWGEAVMDKVMWLSSQNVQSAQIRLDPPDLGPLEVKININSDQASVVFTSNHVQVRDALEQQLARLREMFDQQGMQLVNVDVSDQNLAQQNQREAQDPDALAAESSSGMGSDGEEQAEGELQVTAVKGLGLVDYYA; the protein is encoded by the coding sequence ATGTTCCAGCAGTATTTTCCCGAGGGGGTGGAGGGCTTGACCGACAGTCAGTTCGCAGAACTGCTGGAGCAGCTTCCTCCCTTCGTGCAGCAGGCTCTGTATGCGCTGCAGGGCGGCAACGCTTTGCCGCTGCCCCTGCCGGGATTGCCGGATGAGGAGGCCGCCACCAGCGATGAAGAGCCCGAGCGGGTGGTGGATCTGGCAAACCCCGATGCCTATGCGGGCCCTGCCGCCAGCGTCAGTTCTGTGAGCGCTTCACTGGAGCTGGAGACGGATAATGACGCACCTGCCTGGCTTCAAGTACTGCGCCCATTACAGGGGCGGCAGGAGGTCGCAGCAGGTGCGGTCGCTGATCCCCGAGGGGCGCTAAGCATGGCGGCACTGGATAGCTCCCAGGAATCATCACCCCCACCCTCCGGAGAGCTGTCAGCACTTCTGCAACGCACCTTGAAGGGAGACAAGCTGGCGCTGGACGCTGACTTTAAACCGACGGAGGGGCTCTCTACAGCCGCGCCGGTGGAGACCAATGTTGTCCCCATTGCCAATGGCTACGCAGTCCAAACCCGGGAGGTCCAGCCCGGGGGGCAACAGCAGTTGGTCACTGAGATCACACAGACCGTGGGCACCGCTCGCTGGGGCGAGGCGGTGATGGACAAGGTGATGTGGTTGAGCAGCCAGAATGTTCAGTCTGCCCAGATTCGCCTTGACCCGCCCGATTTGGGTCCGCTGGAGGTGAAGATCAATATTAACAGCGACCAGGCCAGTGTGGTGTTCACCAGCAACCATGTTCAGGTGAGGGATGCGCTGGAGCAGCAGCTGGCGCGGCTACGAGAGATGTTTGATCAACAGGGTATGCAGCTGGTGAATGTGGATGTATCGGATCAGAACCTTGCGCAGCAGAACCAGAGAGAGGCCCAGGATCCCGATGCGCTGGCGGCAGAGTCCTCATCCGGCATGGGGAGCGATGGCGAGGAGCAAGCTGAAGGGGAGCTTCAGGTAACGGCTGTAAAAGGGCTGGGGCTGGTGGACTACTACGCCTGA
- the fliJ gene encoding flagellar export protein FliJ: MKRSARMDTVLRVTSADEEKAAKLFQQIHARLQAEQRKLEQLESYQLEYQQQAREGRAVSVHQLQQMSLFICKLAEAVKEQRAQVERVSQHMLHLRQQWISARGRTLSITQLRENYLAEERRWEDMREQKEIDELVNNRSARSINNA; this comes from the coding sequence ATGAAACGATCCGCGCGAATGGATACCGTTCTACGGGTCACCAGCGCTGACGAGGAGAAGGCGGCCAAGCTGTTCCAACAGATCCATGCGCGCCTGCAGGCCGAGCAGCGAAAGCTTGAGCAACTGGAATCCTATCAGCTTGAGTATCAGCAGCAGGCCCGTGAGGGGCGCGCTGTCAGTGTCCATCAACTGCAGCAGATGTCACTTTTTATCTGCAAGCTCGCTGAGGCGGTGAAAGAGCAGAGGGCTCAGGTTGAGCGGGTGTCCCAGCATATGCTGCATCTGCGCCAGCAGTGGATATCGGCTCGGGGGAGAACCTTGAGCATCACTCAGTTACGAGAGAACTACCTGGCTGAGGAGCGGCGTTGGGAAGATATGCGCGAACAGAAGGAGATCGATGAGCTGGTGAATAACCGCAGCGCCCGGTCCATCAATAACGCCTGA